In the genome of Hyphobacterium sp. CCMP332, one region contains:
- a CDS encoding nucleotide pyrophosphohydrolase encodes MEISEAQNQVDQWIKKYGIRYFSELTNMAILTEEVGELARIIARTYGDQSFKKSDEKYSLEDEMADVLWVLICLANQTNIDLGKAFEKNLKKKTSRDSQRHKSNSKLNK; translated from the coding sequence ATGGAAATTTCAGAAGCACAAAATCAGGTTGATCAATGGATTAAGAAGTACGGGATTCGTTATTTCAGTGAATTGACCAATATGGCGATTTTAACCGAAGAAGTAGGTGAATTAGCCAGAATAATTGCCAGAACGTATGGCGATCAATCCTTCAAAAAAAGCGATGAGAAATACAGTCTTGAAGATGAAATGGCCGATGTGCTTTGGGTCTTAATTTGTCTGGCCAATCAAACTAATATTGATCTTGGCAAGGCATTTGAAAAGAATCTGAAGAAAAAAACCAGTAGAGATTCACAAAGACATAAAAGCAATTCTAAATTGAATAAGTGA
- a CDS encoding RMD1 family protein, whose translation METLVKNTGIQKREIEYRAFNIASSIDLIEYKKNNNKHLISSNSSELYYHLIKDQYLLILNYGLIVFAGFSEDEIKLHLDKTKFYCKNPASEFLSDELNIILSNDFRQFEMTFDYLTIGRFDHEINKAIMLNLAQSVGLNYYGILSQQILKEIKNSTLILGKSGKIKLKHKEALRLSGQSLTAKNGIAENLYILDSPDITWEDEYIDKLHKTLSRHFELRSRYQSIENTFRIIEDNLNLYIAYNHHRESSRLEWIIIILIVIEVLDTLISKLI comes from the coding sequence ATGGAAACGCTTGTAAAAAACACCGGAATTCAGAAAAGAGAAATTGAGTATAGAGCATTTAATATTGCCTCTAGTATTGATTTAATAGAATACAAAAAAAACAATAATAAACACCTTATTTCATCCAATTCTTCTGAACTTTATTATCATCTAATCAAAGATCAATACTTATTGATTTTAAATTACGGTCTGATTGTTTTCGCCGGCTTTTCGGAGGATGAAATAAAACTGCATCTCGACAAAACAAAGTTCTATTGCAAAAACCCTGCTTCAGAATTTCTTTCTGATGAACTCAACATTATTTTGAGCAATGATTTCCGACAGTTTGAAATGACTTTTGATTATTTAACAATAGGTCGTTTTGATCATGAAATAAACAAAGCCATAATGCTCAATTTAGCGCAATCGGTTGGCCTTAATTATTATGGTATTCTAAGTCAGCAAATACTAAAAGAAATTAAAAATTCTACATTGATTCTCGGTAAATCGGGAAAAATTAAATTAAAACACAAAGAGGCACTTCGGTTATCCGGGCAATCTCTTACAGCAAAAAACGGCATAGCTGAAAACCTTTATATTCTCGATAGCCCCGACATTACATGGGAAGATGAGTACATTGACAAACTGCATAAAACACTTTCAAGACATTTTGAACTCCGCAGTCGTTATCAATCGATAGAAAACACCTTCAGGATCATTGAAGACAATTTGAATCTTTACATTGCTTATAATCATCATCGTGAAAGCAGTCGGTTGGAATGGATAATTATCATACTGATTGTAATTGAAGTATTGGATACGCTTATTAGCAAATTAATATAA
- a CDS encoding T9SS type A sorting domain-containing protein, translating into MKRIYLLLIATLLFSFGSYAQLTRTNPELFKTALPAVEKAKTGQESINIPKNSYLKQPTSIPSYGDTVGFTWYDLQTNAGVSRRIHQDDNGNIQVVWTKGLDTITDPTLALRGIGYNYYDAGTQTWNPGDSLNTPYGIADLRMGWPSVAPIKASNEAIFAHPRRLFTNPVKGQTNYTAFDLTAPLHGVNNEPFQWYNVSAEGNSLYAVAQVANASCEFGRSDDGGQTWVINSLFPDSAAGAPLRGTGADGYDIDTKGDTVVIVTGGYTGYSGTDPNDLVMLMSTDRGATWTSTAVHVFDTINAAFDSASGGYQVLTPHPDARVTIGADGRIHITGSLMAALTNPGDLTSNSWFPLTRGIWYWNSDMPAGFDLNDSVDYANYILTDSIPDLTTMGTYPSAFADQPSYVAGSMTHPSVCENVNNGNLYIVFDAVTCGSNNNPFDNLYRRDLFTMVSGNGGASWSDAKNIASLLFANDITDGTVGEEAFPSMTKQSSDGFLHILFQHDSWGGTSLVDATVLEKNFMTYLKLDQSIIDNAVALNDVGLDENTIKLYPNPASGFSNLQFESQLNGESQLVLSNLMGQIVKNENLSITKGLNEVILDLSDVQKGIYLVTVGNGNNILTRKLIVE; encoded by the coding sequence ATGAAAAGAATTTACTTATTACTTATTGCAACCTTATTATTTTCCTTTGGATCATATGCTCAATTGACGCGTACAAATCCCGAGCTTTTCAAAACTGCTCTGCCTGCGGTAGAAAAAGCCAAAACTGGGCAGGAAAGTATAAATATTCCAAAAAACTCATATCTAAAACAGCCTACCTCCATTCCATCTTATGGGGATACAGTTGGATTTACCTGGTACGACCTTCAAACCAATGCAGGTGTGTCGAGAAGAATTCATCAGGATGACAATGGCAATATTCAGGTGGTTTGGACTAAGGGTTTGGACACCATTACCGATCCGACGCTGGCTTTGAGGGGAATTGGTTATAATTATTACGATGCGGGTACGCAAACCTGGAATCCGGGAGATTCATTGAATACCCCTTATGGTATTGCCGATCTCAGAATGGGCTGGCCTTCAGTGGCGCCAATAAAAGCTTCCAATGAAGCAATTTTTGCTCATCCGAGACGATTGTTTACCAATCCTGTAAAAGGACAAACCAATTATACGGCTTTCGATCTGACAGCTCCATTGCATGGTGTTAATAACGAGCCATTCCAATGGTACAATGTATCCGCGGAAGGAAATTCTTTGTATGCAGTGGCACAGGTGGCCAACGCTAGCTGTGAATTTGGACGCTCCGATGATGGCGGACAAACCTGGGTAATCAATAGTTTATTTCCCGATTCAGCAGCAGGAGCACCTTTAAGAGGAACCGGTGCAGATGGTTATGACATTGACACCAAAGGTGATACCGTTGTGATTGTTACTGGAGGATATACCGGCTATTCCGGAACTGATCCCAATGACCTTGTGATGTTAATGTCTACGGATCGTGGAGCAACATGGACATCAACTGCTGTTCATGTTTTTGACACTATAAATGCTGCTTTTGATTCAGCATCAGGTGGTTATCAGGTATTAACTCCGCATCCGGATGCAAGAGTAACGATTGGAGCAGATGGCAGAATTCACATTACAGGTAGTCTTATGGCTGCTTTGACCAACCCCGGAGACTTGACATCAAATTCATGGTTTCCTTTAACTAGAGGAATCTGGTATTGGAATTCAGACATGCCTGCGGGATTTGATTTAAACGATTCTGTTGACTATGCCAATTATATTCTGACAGATTCAATTCCGGATTTGACAACCATGGGTACTTATCCCTCTGCTTTTGCTGATCAGCCGAGTTATGTAGCGGGTTCCATGACACATCCGAGTGTTTGCGAAAATGTCAATAACGGCAACCTTTATATCGTATTTGACGCTGTGACCTGTGGTTCAAATAACAACCCTTTTGATAATTTATATAGAAGAGATTTGTTTACCATGGTGTCGGGTAATGGGGGAGCAAGCTGGAGCGATGCTAAAAATATTGCATCTCTACTTTTTGCCAATGATATTACCGATGGAACGGTAGGCGAGGAAGCATTCCCAAGCATGACCAAACAATCAAGCGACGGTTTTCTTCATATACTTTTCCAACATGATTCATGGGGCGGCACTTCTTTGGTGGATGCAACAGTATTGGAGAAAAACTTTATGACTTATTTGAAATTAGACCAAAGTATTATTGATAATGCAGTTGCGTTAAATGATGTTGGTTTGGATGAAAATACTATAAAGTTATATCCTAACCCAGCAAGTGGTTTTTCAAATCTTCAGTTTGAATCTCAGCTAAACGGGGAATCACAGCTTGTGCTAAGTAATCTTATGGGCCAGATTGTGAAAAATGAAAACCTTTCTATTACAAAAGGTCTGAATGAAGTTATTCTGGACCTATCAGATGTTCAGAAAGGAATTTATCTTGTGACTGTGGGTAATGGAAATAATATATTGACAAGAAAACTCATAGTGGAGTAG
- a CDS encoding RimK family protein yields the protein MHRIVVTEHPEKWNLELDSVQLIKPQDYISNEEYAKQRKVKVINLCKSYQYQSEGYYISLLAEARGHKSIPVTSTLLDFKLPNLAREDAEDFDKLIQEVLEKSSYNEKVEFTVYFGLTEDPSLSRIGILLFNLFQTPLQQVIFIKKEKWQLHSLKPINLKDLDAKSNHFLIKSLESFLSGKNISRKNYKRRKYDLAILVKPGDETPPSDARALQKFVKAAENVGFNADFISKSDYGKITDYDALFIRENTNVNHHTFRFARKAEHEGLAVIDDPNSILKCTNKVYLEELLRANNVATPKSLIFHKNDIKEIESFAFPFVIKLPDGSFSKGVKKVENVEERDALLKEYFQNTDLLIAQEFMPTDFDWRVGVLNGKILFVCKYFMARNHWQIIEWKSATEHREGNGETIAIDQAPKKLISLAIKASKLIGNGLYGVDVKESNGNFYVIEVNDNPNIDSGSEDKVGNMEVYESIMKHLMNIVISRDHGR from the coding sequence ATGCATAGAATAGTTGTAACTGAGCATCCGGAGAAATGGAACCTTGAGCTTGATAGCGTGCAGCTTATAAAACCACAGGATTATATTTCAAATGAGGAATATGCTAAACAAAGAAAAGTAAAGGTTATAAATCTGTGTAAAAGCTATCAGTACCAGAGTGAAGGCTATTATATCTCTTTATTGGCAGAAGCAAGGGGCCACAAATCAATTCCTGTTACTTCAACACTTTTGGATTTTAAATTGCCCAATCTGGCAAGAGAAGATGCAGAAGATTTTGACAAACTGATTCAGGAAGTATTGGAGAAGTCCAGTTACAATGAAAAAGTAGAGTTTACCGTTTATTTTGGACTAACAGAGGATCCGTCTTTATCGAGGATAGGTATTTTGTTGTTCAATCTTTTTCAGACGCCTTTACAACAGGTCATTTTTATTAAAAAAGAAAAATGGCAATTGCATTCATTGAAGCCAATAAACCTCAAGGATCTCGATGCAAAAAGCAATCACTTCCTGATCAAATCACTTGAAAGTTTTCTCAGCGGTAAAAATATATCAAGGAAAAACTACAAACGCCGCAAATACGATTTGGCCATATTGGTAAAGCCGGGTGATGAAACCCCTCCTTCGGATGCCAGGGCCTTACAGAAGTTTGTTAAAGCTGCAGAAAACGTCGGATTTAATGCGGATTTTATAAGTAAAAGTGATTATGGCAAAATAACCGATTACGATGCCCTTTTTATACGTGAAAACACCAATGTTAACCATCATACTTTTCGTTTTGCTCGCAAAGCCGAACATGAAGGCCTGGCCGTAATAGACGATCCCAATTCCATATTAAAATGCACTAATAAAGTTTATTTGGAAGAACTGCTAAGAGCTAATAATGTAGCCACACCAAAATCACTTATATTTCACAAAAACGACATAAAGGAGATTGAAAGTTTTGCTTTCCCATTTGTGATAAAATTACCCGATGGTTCATTTTCAAAAGGAGTTAAGAAAGTGGAAAATGTGGAAGAAAGAGATGCGCTCTTAAAAGAGTATTTTCAGAATACCGATTTGCTCATTGCCCAGGAGTTTATGCCTACCGATTTTGATTGGAGAGTAGGGGTCTTAAATGGCAAAATACTTTTTGTTTGCAAATACTTTATGGCCAGAAACCATTGGCAGATCATCGAATGGAAATCGGCAACAGAACATCGCGAGGGCAATGGAGAAACCATAGCCATAGATCAGGCACCAAAAAAATTAATATCGCTTGCTATAAAAGCCTCAAAACTTATCGGAAATGGTTTATATGGAGTTGATGTTAAGGAAAGTAATGGTAATTTCTATGTCATTGAAGTAAATGATAACCCAAATATTGATTCAGGATCCGAAGATAAGGTGGGCAATATGGAAGTTTATGAAAGCATTATGAAGCATTTAATGAATATCGTAATATCCAGGGATCATGGCAGATAA
- a CDS encoding BCCT family transporter, protein MFSQIRHAVFWPSLIALLLALALSVYDKLLFLNVVQLINESILNHFSWLFSTATILLVLMSLVIFISPLGKIRIGGDKAVPILNRWRWFSIVLCTTIATGILFWGMAEPIFHYISPPESLDIEPKSEAAAIFSMSTMYLHWSFTPYAIYVLPSLLFALAFFNKGSDYSISATLFPLFGRNPRGLLSKSLDAVALFSLVAGMAASLGGGLLTLAGGINLIFGTETNFILLACICFAVVAIFLISAVSGLLKGVKILSDWNLRVFILLLLIFVIFIPLKEVLELNFSGLKLYISDFIDKSTFIGAESGDDWPKKWTVFNWANWMAWAPVTALFLGNLGYGRTIREFILFTWIFPALFAIVWMSVFSGSALVYENLSIIDLSMKLQESGPESIVYSVIEHFPGGDFISILFFLAVFISFVTAADSTTIAMGALSTSGLTPKNPEPPTGIKIIWGILVGIMALIMVAYAGIEGIKMISTIGGLPIAFYMIAICISAFIYYIKMLKKRDSF, encoded by the coding sequence TTGTTTTCTCAAATAAGACATGCAGTATTCTGGCCCAGTCTGATAGCTCTTTTGCTTGCCCTGGCTTTGAGTGTATATGACAAATTGCTTTTTCTCAATGTCGTTCAGTTAATAAATGAGAGTATTCTCAATCATTTTTCCTGGTTATTTAGTACAGCTACGATTTTATTAGTGCTGATGTCTTTAGTGATATTTATTAGCCCCTTAGGTAAAATCAGGATAGGAGGAGATAAGGCAGTTCCCATATTAAATCGCTGGAGGTGGTTCAGCATAGTTCTTTGTACGACCATAGCAACGGGCATTCTTTTCTGGGGTATGGCAGAACCCATCTTTCACTATATAAGTCCTCCTGAATCGCTCGATATAGAACCCAAATCCGAAGCCGCAGCCATATTTTCCATGTCCACCATGTATTTACATTGGAGTTTTACCCCTTATGCCATTTATGTTTTGCCTTCATTATTATTTGCTTTGGCTTTTTTTAATAAAGGATCGGATTATTCCATATCAGCAACTTTGTTTCCTTTGTTTGGTAGGAACCCCAGGGGATTATTGTCCAAAAGTTTAGATGCTGTCGCATTGTTTTCATTAGTGGCAGGGATGGCAGCCAGTTTGGGTGGAGGCCTATTGACATTGGCGGGAGGTATAAATCTCATATTTGGTACAGAAACCAATTTTATCCTTTTGGCATGTATTTGTTTTGCTGTAGTGGCTATTTTTCTGATTTCTGCAGTCAGTGGCCTGCTTAAAGGAGTAAAAATCCTTTCTGATTGGAATTTAAGGGTATTTATACTTCTGCTATTAATCTTTGTCATTTTTATACCCTTAAAGGAAGTTTTGGAACTCAATTTTTCAGGCCTCAAACTTTATATAAGTGATTTTATTGATAAGAGCACCTTTATTGGGGCTGAGAGCGGTGATGATTGGCCTAAAAAATGGACGGTGTTTAATTGGGCCAACTGGATGGCCTGGGCACCGGTAACTGCTTTATTTCTAGGAAATCTTGGCTATGGAAGAACCATTAGGGAGTTTATATTATTCACCTGGATTTTTCCAGCCTTGTTCGCAATTGTTTGGATGTCGGTATTTTCGGGATCTGCTCTTGTATATGAAAATCTATCAATAATTGATTTATCAATGAAATTACAAGAATCCGGTCCCGAAAGCATAGTCTATTCCGTAATAGAACATTTTCCCGGCGGTGATTTTATATCCATTCTTTTTTTCCTGGCTGTGTTTATTTCTTTTGTGACAGCTGCTGATTCCACAACCATTGCCATGGGTGCCTTAAGCACCAGTGGTTTGACGCCCAAAAATCCGGAACCGCCAACCGGAATTAAAATTATTTGGGGTATTTTAGTTGGTATAATGGCCTTAATCATGGTAGCCTATGCAGGAATCGAAGGAATAAAAATGATTTCGACAATTGGAGGTCTTCCGATAGCATTTTACATGATTGCAATATGCATTTCTGCATTTATTTATTATATCAAAATGCTCAAAAAGCGGGATTCATTTTAG
- a CDS encoding glutamate--cysteine ligase: MADKMHLFEGFGIELEYMIVNRDSLDVMPIADKLLEELAGELVDDYENGPISISNELVLHVIELKCTKPITDLIQMEKDFVSNILQINTILKNKFNARLMPGAAHPWMNPKKETFLWPHGNSEVYERYNKIFDCSGHGWSNLQSMHINLPFFDDEEFARLHTACRLVLPIIPSLSASSPILDKAYSGVHDKRLIYYQNNQKRMPSFTAMVIPDLMLSEKDYEDKIYKKIEEEVKPYNNDGILKPVWLNSRGIISRFDRGSIEIRIIDIQECPKADLAIASLLIHLIKLLTEERIASYETQKSANTNSLYDILQLCINDSSDAIIEDSDYLQCFAIYKDKMPVKDLWKDLLEICMKHFPKDLSPWYDTLNFILEEGTLASRILKVANSVYTENNLKLIYQELSQNLPENKQFDPCVQYS; encoded by the coding sequence ATGGCAGATAAAATGCATTTATTTGAAGGTTTTGGCATAGAGCTGGAATACATGATTGTTAACCGCGATAGTCTTGACGTCATGCCAATAGCTGATAAATTATTGGAAGAACTGGCAGGGGAATTGGTTGATGATTATGAAAATGGTCCGATCAGTATTTCTAATGAACTGGTTCTTCATGTAATTGAGCTGAAATGCACCAAACCGATTACAGACTTGATCCAAATGGAGAAAGATTTTGTGAGCAATATTCTACAAATCAATACCATATTAAAAAATAAATTCAATGCCCGATTGATGCCAGGAGCTGCACATCCCTGGATGAATCCTAAAAAAGAGACTTTTCTATGGCCACATGGTAATTCGGAAGTCTATGAGCGCTATAATAAAATCTTTGATTGCTCGGGTCACGGTTGGTCAAATTTGCAAAGCATGCATATCAATTTGCCATTTTTTGATGATGAAGAGTTTGCCAGATTGCATACGGCTTGTCGATTGGTATTGCCAATAATACCTTCATTATCAGCAAGTTCGCCAATACTTGATAAAGCTTATTCAGGCGTACATGACAAGCGTTTAATATATTATCAAAACAACCAGAAACGCATGCCGAGTTTTACCGCAATGGTGATTCCGGATCTGATGCTTTCAGAAAAAGATTACGAGGATAAAATTTATAAAAAGATTGAGGAGGAGGTAAAGCCTTACAATAATGATGGCATATTAAAACCGGTCTGGCTAAATTCAAGAGGTATTATTTCCCGTTTTGACAGAGGTTCTATTGAGATTCGAATTATCGATATACAGGAATGTCCAAAAGCAGATCTCGCCATTGCTTCATTGCTAATACATTTGATCAAACTATTAACAGAAGAGAGGATAGCTTCATATGAAACACAAAAATCTGCGAATACGAATTCACTTTATGATATTCTGCAACTATGTATAAACGATAGCTCTGATGCAATCATTGAAGATTCGGACTATTTGCAATGTTTTGCTATTTACAAAGATAAGATGCCCGTAAAAGATCTCTGGAAAGACCTTTTGGAAATATGCATGAAGCATTTTCCAAAGGATTTATCACCATGGTACGATACCCTCAATTTTATTCTGGAGGAAGGGACTTTGGCTTCCAGGATACTAAAAGTGGCCAATTCAGTATATACAGAAAATAATTTGAAACTGATATATCAGGAATTGAGTCAAAACCTACCAGAAAACAAACAATTTGACCCATGCGTCCAGTACAGCTAG
- a CDS encoding RNA polymerase sigma factor, whose protein sequence is MSELSEKELVLGMKDGKSRYFSLFTDKFETYILKRCNKYVKDTDTAKDLAQEILIKVYLQIPNFREEAKLSTWLYAIIHHTCVDYLRKNKKNVHRVLSVELNDSLIDVVDYDEELPEELNMEILDAFLNELTPEGKLIILLKYKEKHSINDIQQSLGLSESAVKMRLKRAKDLLNKLYSENLKKMNRN, encoded by the coding sequence ATGTCTGAATTAAGCGAAAAAGAATTGGTACTGGGGATGAAAGATGGCAAGTCGCGCTATTTTTCGCTGTTTACTGATAAATTCGAGACCTACATTTTAAAACGATGCAATAAATATGTTAAAGATACCGATACGGCCAAAGACCTTGCGCAGGAAATTCTCATCAAGGTGTATTTGCAGATTCCCAATTTTCGCGAAGAAGCAAAACTCAGCACCTGGCTATATGCCATTATCCATCATACCTGTGTAGATTATTTAAGAAAAAATAAGAAGAATGTTCATCGCGTATTAAGTGTAGAACTCAATGACAGCTTGATAGATGTGGTGGATTATGATGAAGAGCTGCCTGAAGAACTAAACATGGAAATTCTGGATGCATTTTTAAATGAATTAACGCCGGAAGGCAAATTGATTATTCTTTTAAAATACAAGGAAAAACATTCCATAAACGATATTCAGCAGAGTTTGGGACTTTCAGAAAGCGCAGTAAAAATGCGTTTGAAAAGAGCCAAAGATCTACTCAACAAGCTCTATTCTGAGAACTTGAAAAAGATGAATAGAAATTAA
- the pdeM gene encoding ligase-associated DNA damage response endonuclease PdeM — translation MDLKTGLIKSTSISLDGENLVFDYRRAVFWPKIKALIIADLHIGKSGHFRKNGIAVSNSVSIDDFKRLDALIKSYSPKTLMILGDLSHSKMNKDWEHLLELRTGYPNLKILLVPGNHDILPKSAYDEAEIQQTEPIHEIDPFIFIHESKSEINANSRQFSGHIHPGVRLKGAARQGITLPCFCISDSNIILPAFSGFTGRYKIKPKKNDTILALTSKGMFHLGK, via the coding sequence ATGGATTTAAAAACCGGACTTATAAAATCTACGAGTATTTCACTGGATGGTGAAAATCTGGTTTTTGATTACAGAAGGGCTGTTTTCTGGCCAAAAATAAAAGCTCTTATAATTGCTGATCTGCATATTGGAAAATCGGGCCATTTTAGGAAAAACGGAATAGCCGTCTCCAATTCGGTAAGCATCGATGACTTTAAACGGTTGGATGCATTGATCAAATCCTATTCACCTAAAACTTTAATGATATTAGGTGATTTATCGCATTCTAAAATGAATAAGGACTGGGAGCATTTGTTGGAATTAAGAACAGGGTATCCCAATTTAAAAATCTTACTTGTTCCGGGAAATCATGATATTTTACCCAAATCAGCATATGATGAAGCCGAAATTCAGCAGACGGAGCCCATTCATGAAATTGACCCCTTTATTTTTATTCACGAATCGAAAAGCGAAATCAATGCTAATTCAAGACAATTTTCCGGACATATTCATCCAGGGGTTAGACTAAAAGGGGCCGCAAGACAAGGCATCACACTGCCCTGTTTCTGTATATCAGATAGCAATATAATTTTACCGGCTTTCTCGGGATTCACAGGAAGGTACAAGATTAAACCCAAAAAGAACGATACCATACTGGCTCTAACTTCTAAGGGCATGTTTCATTTAGGGAAATAG
- a CDS encoding efflux RND transporter periplasmic adaptor subunit, whose product MFFIACQNQAKENTNVEDHNHDEGLIHLSKKQFDALGIRVDKMDKRNLNAFVETNGQLTLPPQSEASVSAVIGANITQIKVIEGDRINKGQVLAYISHPDLLKLQSDFIKKTSELDYLELEYQRQKKLYSEKINSGREFQKVKSDYLSLKAEIKTTEYTLKLLNANPEQIRNGKIYTELAIKSPISGYIRSVNVRRGKYVQAQENLFEIVNNDHIHAHFLVYEMDIQKVKVGQKVRFKVASLEDKEYEAVIFSVGKVFESNPKAVEIHAEIENEEGLLISGMYCRGRIITGEQIKNALPMDAIVMDGDKKYIFSAEMHELEWEFSAVEVITGIESENWVEVKLLADIEPGTKFAYNQAYYLLSEWKKDEAGHGHEH is encoded by the coding sequence ATGTTTTTTATAGCCTGCCAGAATCAGGCAAAAGAAAATACTAATGTTGAAGATCACAATCATGATGAAGGCCTAATTCATTTGAGCAAAAAGCAATTTGATGCGCTTGGTATAAGGGTAGATAAAATGGATAAAAGAAACCTGAATGCATTTGTGGAAACAAACGGACAGCTAACTTTGCCACCTCAAAGTGAAGCCAGCGTAAGCGCTGTCATTGGTGCAAACATTACTCAAATTAAAGTAATTGAAGGAGATCGAATAAATAAAGGGCAGGTCCTTGCTTATATCTCTCACCCTGATCTTTTAAAGCTTCAGTCCGATTTCATCAAGAAAACAAGTGAATTAGATTATTTGGAACTCGAATATCAAAGACAGAAAAAACTTTATAGCGAAAAAATTAATTCGGGAAGAGAGTTTCAAAAAGTGAAATCGGATTATCTTTCTTTAAAGGCCGAAATCAAAACCACGGAATACACTTTAAAACTTCTGAATGCCAATCCCGAGCAAATAAGAAATGGGAAAATATACACAGAACTTGCCATAAAATCTCCAATAAGCGGTTATATAAGATCTGTCAATGTAAGAAGAGGTAAATACGTTCAAGCCCAGGAAAACCTTTTCGAAATAGTGAATAATGATCATATTCATGCTCATTTTTTAGTTTATGAAATGGATATTCAAAAAGTTAAGGTTGGTCAAAAGGTAAGGTTTAAGGTGGCTTCGCTCGAAGACAAGGAATACGAAGCTGTAATTTTTTCCGTTGGTAAAGTTTTTGAATCCAACCCCAAGGCTGTGGAAATTCACGCTGAAATTGAAAATGAAGAAGGTCTTTTGATTTCTGGTATGTATTGCAGAGGTAGAATAATCACCGGAGAGCAAATTAAAAATGCCCTGCCCATGGATGCAATTGTGATGGATGGAGATAAGAAATACATTTTTTCCGCTGAAATGCATGAACTGGAATGGGAATTTTCCGCTGTCGAGGTAATAACAGGTATAGAATCTGAAAATTGGGTAGAAGTTAAACTTTTAGCAGACATTGAGCCCGGGACAAAATTTGCTTATAATCAGGCTTATTATTTATTGTCCGAATGGAAAAAGGATGAAGCCGGGCACGGACACGAACATTAA
- a CDS encoding C39 family peptidase — MKTKAHIKILPQPTDESCGPTCLHAVYSYYGDKMDLSDLIKDVKTLKDGGTLAVMLGNHALKRNYKACIYTYNLHVFDPSWFSKDIDISEKLKEQLFYKNSKKLRQATKAYLQFLEMGGEIRFEELRPSLIKRILSEGKPILSGLSATYLYNSQREIGELNVYHDTKGEPSGHFVVISDYDHLTKKCRIADPLNPNPIKDSVQYYRIDVQRVINSILLGIVTYDANLLVIEP; from the coding sequence ATAAAAACGAAAGCACATATAAAGATTTTACCTCAACCTACCGATGAAAGTTGTGGACCCACTTGTTTACATGCTGTGTATTCATATTATGGTGATAAAATGGACTTGAGTGATTTGATAAAAGACGTTAAAACACTCAAAGACGGTGGTACATTAGCTGTCATGTTAGGAAATCATGCTCTTAAAAGAAACTATAAAGCCTGTATTTATACTTATAATTTACATGTATTCGACCCTTCCTGGTTTTCAAAAGATATTGATATATCTGAAAAGCTAAAGGAACAATTGTTTTACAAAAATTCGAAAAAGCTCCGGCAAGCTACCAAGGCATATTTGCAATTTCTTGAAATGGGAGGAGAGATCAGGTTTGAAGAATTGAGACCCTCACTCATCAAGAGGATACTTTCTGAAGGTAAACCTATACTAAGTGGTTTAAGCGCTACCTATCTTTACAACAGCCAAAGGGAAATAGGAGAATTAAATGTATATCATGATACTAAGGGTGAACCTTCAGGCCATTTTGTTGTAATCAGCGATTATGATCACCTAACTAAAAAATGTAGAATTGCCGATCCTTTAAACCCAAATCCTATAAAAGACTCCGTTCAGTATTATAGAATTGATGTGCAAAGGGTTATCAATTCAATTCTTTTAGGAATTGTCACTTATGATGCAAATTTGCTTGTTATAGAACCCTAA